The segment TTCGGCGCTCCGCCGATCGACGGGCTAGGTACGACGGCCGGCTTCAAGATGATTGTCGAGGATCGGGGCAACCTGGGGCTCGACGCGCTGGAAAAAGCAGCGGACCAGATCGTGGCCGAGGGGAACAACACGCCTGGCCTAGCTGGGCTGTTCAATTCGACGCGCGTCGATACGCCTTGGCTATATCTCGATATCGATCGTACCAAGTGTCTGGCCGTGGGTCTGTCGATGTCGGACGTGTTCAGTACCTTACAAATCTATTTGGGTTCGTATTATGTCAATAACTTCAACGAGTTCGGCCGCACCTGGCAAGTCAACGTGATGGCCGACAAGCGGTTCCGCGACAATATCGAAGACATCAAGCTGATCAAGGTCCGCAACAAGCGCGATCAGATGGTGCCGCTGGGCACCGTGCTCGACGTGCGCGATTCCAGCGGGCCGGCCGCCGTGATGCGCTACAATATGTACTCGGCCACCGCGATCAACGGCAATGTAGCGCCCGGAACAAGCTCGGGCCAGGCGATTGAACGAATGCAAACCATCGCCAACAAAGTGCTGCCGCAGGCGATGGCGTTCGATTGGACCGAATTGACGTATATGCAATTGCAGGCTGGCAACACGGCCGTCTATGTGTTCGCCTTGGCCGTGGTGTTTGTATTTCTCGTGCTTGCTGCTCAGTACGAGAGCTGGAAGCTGCCGATGGCCGTGATCTTGGTCGTGCCGATGTGTTTGCTGTGCTCGGTGGTTGGCGTTACAAGCTCGCATATGGACGTGAACATCTTCACGCAGATCGGCCTGGTCGTGCTGGTCGGGCTGGCGAGCAAGAACGCGATCTTGATCGTCGAGTTTGCCAAGCAGCAGCAGGAAGCTGGCGTGGGCCGGCGCGAAGCAGCGCTGGAGGCTTGCCGTCTGCGATTGCGGCCGATTCTGATGACGTCGTTCGCCTTCATCCTGGGCGTGGTGCCGCTAGTTGTTGCCCAGGGCGCCGGAGCCGAGATGCGGCGCACGCTAGGCATGGCCGTGTTTAGCGGCATGCTGGGCGTAACGCTGTTCGGCATCTTTCTCACGCCCGTCTTCTACTACGTGATTCAGAAGTTCGGCAAAACGGTCGTTGCGACAGACGTGGGCCCGGCCGACTATGCCCCACCTGAGGGCGACTCATCGCAACGAAGTTAGTGGTTGACGACTGAGCGCGGCAGACCAAGGGGCGGCATAGATCTGCCGTGGCGGCGGTGGCGCGTTGGCTGCAGCGACATTCGGGCCACCATCCGTGACAGGATTCGTCGGCAGGCACCGATACCACGGTTCGCAATTTCGCGGGCAGGCCGGCAGCGGCTTGTCGCAATAGTCATCCACACAACCGCCCGGGCACGGAGGAGGGGAGGGGAGTGGCTTGCGGCAATAATCATCGACGCAGCCGTGAGGGCAGGGGGGTGGGCAGGGCAAGGCCTTGCGGCAATAGTCGTCGATGCACCACGTCGTGCAGACACCACAGGCATTGTTGCTCGGCGCGCAGCGCGAGCAGAGGGGTGGTGCCCCCCAAGCCGCACGGACAAAAAGCATGACCATTAACGCTGCGAGAGCGAATCGTAGTTTCCGCATGTCGTGAACCTTTTAATTGCCTGCGGCGCCGTTGGCGCCGAACCAGGCACTTTGCAGGATGGGAGCGGGCGGCTGGTGCAGGGGAACGACTGGCAGGGCCGGTGAGACCGATGACAGTATCTGGCCGTCGGCGGATGTTGCGAAGGGTAATCGAGTCGCCGGTTGTGATACGGACGGCGTGACGGGCTGCGCGGGCATCGGGGGCGTATTCGCATTCTGTCGTGGATTTAGTCGCAAAGCGCCAACGGGTACAGCGGCAGCAGCCGCGGGTGGATTGACGGGTTCCGCAGGCGGTACGGCTGGCGGCAAGGGCGCAGCCGGCATCGGTGGCCTTCCAGGTATGGGAAGCGGTTGCTGTGGCGAGGGGGCCACCGGTGGCTCGAGCAGCGGCATGGCAGCCGGAACGTGCTCTCCCTTTTGATTTGGATCGGGCGGCGGCAAGCCTGGCGCCGCGGCTGCCGCAGGATCGAGACGAATCTGCCAACCACCTCCCAAGGCGCGATAGGTCGCGACCAGCCCCAACGCAATATTCCCATACGCCTGGGCGTACAGGTTTTGCTGCTGCACCAGGTTTTGCTCCACGAGCGACACGCGATTGAAATCGACCAGTCCGCCGCGATACTGCGCGATGGCGATAACGACCGCCTTCTTGGCCGCTCGGACGCTTTCTGCCATGAAGCGCGTTTGCTGCTGCGACTTCAGAAACGTGACGATGCCATCCTCGGTTTCTCGGCTGGCGCTGAGCACCGTGTTTTGGTAGTGGGCTACGAGCTCTTGAAAAATCGCATCTTGCGCGCGGACGTTGTTGAGAATGCGACCGTAGTTCAACAGATTCCACTGGAATGCCGGCCCCCAACTGCCATATAAGGCCGATTGGTTAAACATTTGGCTGAATTGTTGCGCTGAATAGGAAAACGTTCCGTTCAGCGACAGGGCTGGATAGAAATCGGATTCGGCGATGCCAATTTGTTCGGCCTGAGCCGCGGCATTGCGCTCGGCACGACGGACGTCGGGGCGACGGCGAATCAGATCGGCCGGAATGCCGACGGCCACCTCGGGGGCGACGGTCGGAATAGGCTGGGCCACCATGCGGCGCTCGAGATCTTCGGCCGGAATGCCCAACAGTACGCACATACGGTTGGTCGTCTGTCGGAGTACGATTTCGAGTTGGGGTATCTGCGCTTCGGTCTGCGACAAAATGCTTTGCGCCTGATCGACGTCGAGTTCGGTGACCAGACCTCCGCGGAATCGTGCCGTGGCCAGAGCCAGCGTTTCGCGTTGCAGATCGATGTTGGCCTTGGTGAGCGCGATTTGCTGCTCGGTGATGCGGATCTGCACATAGGCCTGCGCCAAATCGCCAAAGAGTGTCACTAGCGTCGCGTCGAAATCCTCGACTGAAGCATCGAGCCGGTCGTTGGCAGACGTGATCGCGCGGCGGAAACGCCCCCAAAAGTCCAGCTCCCAATTGAGTGTGAAGCCGGCGTCCCATTGCGGGAAAAACTGGTCCAACACAAAGGCGCGGTTGGCCGCCTGCGTGCTGATGGCATTGCGCGTGTGGTCGCCGAAGGCATATTGTTGCTGCGGAAAGAAGCCGCCGACGGCGATACCCAACAGGGCGCGGTTCTGGATGATGCGGAAGCCGGCTTCGCGCAGCGTGATGTTCTGTCGATAGGCGTCGGCCACCAACTCGTTAAGCACGGGGTCGTTGAATAACGCCCACCAGCGTGCCAGGTCGGGCGATTCTTCCTTGCGCAGGCGCATGTCGTCGGAGTCAATCCAGTCGTCAGCGACCGGTGCCGGCGGCCGAGCATAGTTCGGACCAACTTTGAAGCCGTTTTTCACATAGTCGCGCATGCTCGTGCAGCCGCTGCCGGCGAGCAACACTAGCGCTAACGCCGCAAGTGCAACGCGCGTCGACAATCTCGTGTTTGCCGCACGTGGCGGAGGGATAGCGCGCGCGTCATGACAGCGCGGTACGGCCCGCTGGTCAGGGATGAACCCTGGCCGACGTGACGCATCGCGCGTCGATGAACATGCCGAGCGCCGAGGCGTAAGTGCCTCCATGCGCAGTCCCCCCCCTCGTACCGCTGGCCGCTAGAAATGGGCTCGAGCTCGAACGAAAGCGCGCGCCGCTATTGGTCGGACGATTCGCGCAGACCGTTAGACGTGTAAAAAACGGTCTATCGGGCAATATCGGCAAAGTTGCGTTACGTCATACACGGGAAATGCAATTCCAGCAACTATTCGTAAACGCTGATATCAAAAACGGTTGCGACAATCCAGGATGTCCGACCCAGGGTATCTTCCCTAAAGATTTTGCCAGACGTCTATTGATAGCATGCGTGGAATCTCAATAATCATCGCAAAGACGATCGTGATAATGATCCTTTGATCGTTTCGCAGGTCGTCGTTATCGAAAAAAACTCTGCGTCGCTGGTCCCCTTGGATACGATGTTCAACCTCTGCGCGCACCAGGTGCGTCCCGCCTTCACACTCGTGGAATCGCTGACCGTGATTGCCGAGATCGGCATTCTGATCGGACTACTGCTGCCCGCGGTGCAAGCCGCACGTGAAGTGGCGGGCGGAGGATTCAGTGCTAGAGCAATCTCAACCAGATTGCGCTGGCCACGTTGGAGTTTCATGACGCCAACGGCACCTTTCCCATGGGAAGGCAACAGCCGAACACATTCAGCCAAGAGTCGGCAATCGAAATTCGGTTCGGAGCGAGCACCTAGGGCCGCCTACCTTGTGGGGTAGGCGGCCCGAAGTTTTTGATGCCGCAATGCATCCGATGCAATCATTTTTTGCGCCGCTTCGTGTCGGGCTTGGGAGTGAGGCTCGGATCGATGCGCGTCAGGGCGACGCCGGCAGCCCGGCGGACCCTGGCGTCACGATCTTCCTCCGCGGCCCGCAAATCGGGGACGGCACTATTGGCTTCAGCGCCAAATGTTCCCAGCCCGATGGCGGCGCTCAGACGCACGTCGCCTTGCTTATCTTTGAGACAATCAATCATCGCCGGCACGATTTTCTCCGCGTCGACTTTGCGTTGCGGCAACAGCCGTACGGCGATGATTCGATCTCGCTCTTGATCCGATTTTAGATCGGCAAGTAACTCATCGGTCGTTTTCGACTTACTGCAGCCTCCGCAGATCAGCAAGCCCAGCAGCAGAATCAGAACGCTGCGCAGATACATAACTGAAACTCCGTCGCGCGGGATGCTTATGGACTGACGGCAGTTTCACCGCCGGCGATCGTGCAGAGGTATTGATAGGTCATGGGATCGATATTGCTGGTGAGAAACCGCACCGAGCCGTCGCCAAAGAGAAAATTCGCCCCTTTGCCCGCGTGCATGCTGTAAAACGTGTCGGGGTCAAAGATCGGAAAGTCGGCGCTCGGCAGATGCGTGCCGTTGCCGTGGGACAGGATCAGTGCTTCGGCATAGTCGGTATTGTCGTAGGCGGGGCCGGGCGGAGCCGAGTTAGGGATTTGCCCGGCCATCCAGGCCGGACATAGTCCACCCGTTACGGCGCCGGTCCAAGTACTGGGGGAATGATCGCTCGATCGCTCGCCAACGAAGATCGTGCCGCTGAGTCCGTCGGTGACGTTGGCGGCCGTGTAGTGGCTGTTGCGAAAGAACAGCCCGTTCCCGGACTGACCCAAGCCGCCGGCCAGCCGGTCAGCTCCGCTGCCATCGCCGGCGCCCCCCGAGTTCCAATAGCATTCCTCCCAGCCGTTGCAGCCGACGTAATTGCTATGCGCCACGGTGGCAATCACCGTGGTCATCGAGCTGTTGTAGATCGCGATGCTGTCCTGCAACGGATCCGATGCGCATTGATAGGCCGCCAGAGCCTGCCCGGCGACCGTGGCATTGGCCGGCGCGCCGATTCCCTGGCTGAAGTTGATCTGGTTGTAAAGATTTCCTTGTTCCAGATAAGGCAGCACTAGCGCCGCCCAGCCCCAGCCAGGTCCCACGTCCAAGTCGGGCGTGTTGGTGGGTACTTTGTTCCCGTCGAGGTAGCCCGAGGGATAGAAGCCCAGATTGTCGTGATAATTCTGTAGCGCGAGACCAATCTGCTTGAGATTGTTGGTGCATTGCGTACGGCGGGCAGATTCGCGAGCCGCCTGCACGGCTGGTAACAGCAGTCCTACGAGCAAGCCAATGATGGCGATGACGACTAATAGTTCTACGAGTGTGAACCCGCGTAACGGGTATTGCTTGCGCATGGCGCATCGATCTCCGAATATGGAATCACAATTTGCGGCCAGCGATCCAAGACGCGCGCACACCCAGTGGTGTTGTAATCAGGCGCGAAAAAGAATCGCCGGTCGACCGACTTGCCTTAGAGCGAGCGAGTGAGCGCAGACAAATACGTCGGGCGCGCAATCATTCGCGGGAGTCGGTTGAAAATGACGCTGCTCAGATAGCCTGGGCTGCGTAAGGAGGAGCCCGCGCGTGTGTAACGACCAAAAGCACCGGTCGTACGGCAGGTTCTTCGAGCGCCGGTAGAGGAACGACGGGCTCGGAAGCGTCAGTCAGTTCGAATGGCTCGACCAACAGAATCGGCCGCCCCAAGAACTGGCAGATATTGCAATTCTCTTCATCGGACGCCGGCGCATCGACAGGACCGTGGCACAGACCTGCGAGCGTGCCGTCGTCATCATCGTCATGATGTGCATCGCCGTGCTGGGCACCATTGTGATGGACATCATCATGGTGACACGAGGCCGCAGCACAGGAATCTACCCGACCATCCCCCAGCGCGTGCACATGAACGTGCGACGCATTGCTGGCGATCAGCGCCAATAAATACGCAGCGGCGCCGAGCAGGCTGGTCGTACGGTGAAGGCGCCGGCGGAGCATGGCGGAGCTCTGCAATTTCACAGCCCAGGGGCAAGCCGAGTGCCTACCAGGAATCGACACTGCGCGGACCTTCCGCACAGAAAAATCGATTCAACCCCGCAATCATAGGGATAATCCCCCATATCCGTCAAGATCGAACACAGCGTTTGCCAAAGGCTTAACGACGCGTGGTCGGCAGAAAAAGTTGCCTCGCGCGCGTCGCCAATGGTATTGTGACGCCAATGCTGGCCCCTGAGTGCGGCGACACTTGACGGTCGCTGCCCTCTGGCCGGCGTGCCCCCCCTCCCGCCATTGCATTGCAGCCCACGCCATGCTCAGCATTCCAGGACCGCTGAATCGCGAGCCGTTTTGCGATCGCGTCACGCGGCGAAACTTCTTGCGGATTGGCGCGTTGGGCGCCGCTGGATTGACGCTGCCCGACTTGATGCGCGCCGAGGCGCAGGCGGGCCGCGGCGATTCGCACAAATCGATCATTCTGATTTATCTGGTGGGCGGGCCGCCTCAACTCGACATGTTCGATTTGAAGCCTTTGGCGCCGCGTGAAGTGGCTGGTCCCTTTCGACCGATCAAGACCAACGTTGCGGGCGTCGAGATCTGCGAGCATATGCCGCGATTGGCGCAGCGGATGGATCGCATGGTCGTCGTGCGATCGATCGCCGACTCGCAGGCGGATCACGACGCGTTTCAATGCTATACCGGACGCGATCCTCGCGCCGGCGGCGCCTCGGGTCCTTGGCCGACCATCGGCGCGGCCGTGGCGAAAGTGCAGGGCCCGGTCGATCGGGGCGTGCCGCCGTACGTCAGCCTGTGCTATCCCTGCACGCATCCTCCTTATAACGAACCGGGCCCGGGCTTTCTGGGCGTCGCACAATCACCGTTTCGCCCGCTTGGTGATGGGCGCGACGATTTGGTGCTGCGCGGGATCACGCAAGATCGCTTGCATGACCGGCGGCGTTTGTTGGCCAGCGTCGATCGTTTTCGCCGCGAGTCCGACGCGCGGGGAATGATGACTGGACTGGACGCATTCACCGAACAGGCGATGGGCGTGCTGACTTCGTCAAGGCTTGCCGAGGCGCTCGACTTGTCGCGCGAGGATCCTCGCCTGGTCGAGCGGTATGGTACAGGGGACGCTACGGTATTTATTGACGGCAACGGCGCACCACGCGTGCCACAAAGTTTTCTGGCGGCACGGCGTTTGGTCGAGGCCGGCGCGCGTGTGGTCACGGTCAACTACAGCAAGTGGGACTGGCACGGCCATCCGTACGGCTCGTGCTTTGATCGCTGCCGCGAAGACATGGAAGTATTCGATCGCGCGTTTTCCGCGCTACTGGACGATCTGCGCGAGCGCGGATTGGACAAAGACGTGACCGTAGCCGTGTGGGGCGATTTCGGGCGCACGCCCACGATCAATGCCAACGTCGGACGCGACCATTGGCCGCGCGTGGCGTTTGGGCTGTTGGCCGGCGGCGGATTGCGCTGCGGCCAGGTGATCGGCGCTACCGACCGGCTGGGGGGCGAGCCTGTCGAGCGCCCCGTCAAGTTCGCCGAGCTGTTCGCGACGCTTTATCACACGCTGGGGATCGAAGCCAGTCAGACCACGATTCCCGACCTCGCCGGCCGCCCGCAGTATCTGGTCGATGGCGGTGCCGAGCCGCTGCGCGAGTTGGTTTGACGCGCAAGGACTTGCTTGTTTCAAGCAGGCCGCGACTTTTCGCCCGTTGCCGCGTTGCCCCTCACGCGCTCGTAGCGAAGCCAC is part of the Pirellulales bacterium genome and harbors:
- a CDS encoding efflux RND transporter permease subunit, translated to WFFRLFNGAFAIGTTAYTRAVGGLLRVSVIVLLVYAGLLWLTYSEFRRAPTGFVPEQDKGYLLVNVQLPDSASVERTEQVMAQLDRLAQQTDGVAHTVGISGQSLLLGANAPNLGSLYVMLEEFSHRHGITADDVANQLRQNCQAEISDAVVSIFGAPPIDGLGTTAGFKMIVEDRGNLGLDALEKAADQIVAEGNNTPGLAGLFNSTRVDTPWLYLDIDRTKCLAVGLSMSDVFSTLQIYLGSYYVNNFNEFGRTWQVNVMADKRFRDNIEDIKLIKVRNKRDQMVPLGTVLDVRDSSGPAAVMRYNMYSATAINGNVAPGTSSGQAIERMQTIANKVLPQAMAFDWTELTYMQLQAGNTAVYVFALAVVFVFLVLAAQYESWKLPMAVILVVPMCLLCSVVGVTSSHMDVNIFTQIGLVVLVGLASKNAILIVEFAKQQQEAGVGRREAALEACRLRLRPILMTSFAFILGVVPLVVAQGAGAEMRRTLGMAVFSGMLGVTLFGIFLTPVFYYVIQKFGKTVVATDVGPADYAPPEGDSSQRS
- a CDS encoding efflux transporter outer membrane subunit; the encoded protein is MSTRVALAALALVLLAGSGCTSMRDYVKNGFKVGPNYARPPAPVADDWIDSDDMRLRKEESPDLARWWALFNDPVLNELVADAYRQNITLREAGFRIIQNRALLGIAVGGFFPQQQYAFGDHTRNAISTQAANRAFVLDQFFPQWDAGFTLNWELDFWGRFRRAITSANDRLDASVEDFDATLVTLFGDLAQAYVQIRITEQQIALTKANIDLQRETLALATARFRGGLVTELDVDQAQSILSQTEAQIPQLEIVLRQTTNRMCVLLGIPAEDLERRMVAQPIPTVAPEVAVGIPADLIRRRPDVRRAERNAAAQAEQIGIAESDFYPALSLNGTFSYSAQQFSQMFNQSALYGSWGPAFQWNLLNYGRILNNVRAQDAIFQELVAHYQNTVLSASRETEDGIVTFLKSQQQTRFMAESVRAAKKAVVIAIAQYRGGLVDFNRVSLVEQNLVQQQNLYAQAYGNIALGLVATYRALGGGWQIRLDPAAAAAPGLPPPDPNQKGEHVPAAMPLLEPPVAPSPQQPLPIPGRPPMPAAPLPPAVPPAEPVNPPAAAAAVPVGALRLNPRQNANTPPMPAQPVTPSVSQPATRLPFATSADGQILSSVSPALPVVPLHQPPAPILQSAWFGANGAAGN
- a CDS encoding DUF1559 domain-containing protein — its product is MRKQYPLRGFTLVELLVVIAIIGLLVGLLLPAVQAARESARRTQCTNNLKQIGLALQNYHDNLGFYPSGYLDGNKVPTNTPDLDVGPGWGWAALVLPYLEQGNLYNQINFSQGIGAPANATVAGQALAAYQCASDPLQDSIAIYNSSMTTVIATVAHSNYVGCNGWEECYWNSGGAGDGSGADRLAGGLGQSGNGLFFRNSHYTAANVTDGLSGTIFVGERSSDHSPSTWTGAVTGGLCPAWMAGQIPNSAPPGPAYDNTDYAEALILSHGNGTHLPSADFPIFDPDTFYSMHAGKGANFLFGDGSVRFLTSNIDPMTYQYLCTIAGGETAVSP
- a CDS encoding HEAT repeat domain-containing protein, whose amino-acid sequence is MYLRSVLILLLGLLICGGCSKSKTTDELLADLKSDQERDRIIAVRLLPQRKVDAEKIVPAMIDCLKDKQGDVRLSAAIGLGTFGAEANSAVPDLRAAEEDRDARVRRAAGVALTRIDPSLTPKPDTKRRKK
- a CDS encoding DUF1501 domain-containing protein codes for the protein MLSIPGPLNREPFCDRVTRRNFLRIGALGAAGLTLPDLMRAEAQAGRGDSHKSIILIYLVGGPPQLDMFDLKPLAPREVAGPFRPIKTNVAGVEICEHMPRLAQRMDRMVVVRSIADSQADHDAFQCYTGRDPRAGGASGPWPTIGAAVAKVQGPVDRGVPPYVSLCYPCTHPPYNEPGPGFLGVAQSPFRPLGDGRDDLVLRGITQDRLHDRRRLLASVDRFRRESDARGMMTGLDAFTEQAMGVLTSSRLAEALDLSREDPRLVERYGTGDATVFIDGNGAPRVPQSFLAARRLVEAGARVVTVNYSKWDWHGHPYGSCFDRCREDMEVFDRAFSALLDDLRERGLDKDVTVAVWGDFGRTPTINANVGRDHWPRVAFGLLAGGGLRCGQVIGATDRLGGEPVERPVKFAELFATLYHTLGIEASQTTIPDLAGRPQYLVDGGAEPLRELV